From a single Solenopsis invicta isolate M01_SB chromosome 4, UNIL_Sinv_3.0, whole genome shotgun sequence genomic region:
- the LOC105196326 gene encoding GTP-binding protein Di-Ras2 yields the protein MADLERIRLVVLGGAGVGKSSIIRRLLGQGFSERYRPTVEDLYSRECVLGTLTLKVDLLDTAGDLQFPAMRRLSIATAHAFLLVYASSSLPSFECVKRCFEEVREQRPDFQEVPIVVAGNKLDLAPARREVPIEDVSEWLFCELPKLRAKVMECSAKDDYNIKDVFRCFVTLSRIVPKNPTEVEQSGLRRRCSAYGSRRSGSPNGRTGSAGPVGNSQQVVAAQGSSVVSVTEEVKSKPRSRSLIRRTSRKTKQQIRDARTDDCNIS from the exons ATGGCCGATCTCGAAAGGATCAGGCTGGTGGTGCTCGGCGGCGCCGGGGTCGGCAAGAGTTCCATTATACGCCGATTACTCGGCCAGGGATTCAGCGAACGATACCGGCCCACCGTGGAGGATCTGTACTCGCGAGAATGCGTCCTCGGCACTCTGACGCTTAAGGTTGATCTTCTAGATACCGCGG GTGACTTGCAGTTTCCCGCGATGAGGCGGTTGAGCATAGCCACCGCCCACGCGTTTCTGCTCGTGTACGCGTCATCATCGTTACCGAGTTTCGAGTGCGTGAAACGCTGCTTCGAAGAAGTAAGAGAACAACGACCCGATTTCCAG GAAGTACCAATAGTCGTCGCAGGGAACAAGCTAGATCTAGCGCCAGCTAGAAGGGAAGTACCTATCGAGGACGTGAGCGAGTGGCTGTTTTGCGAATTGCCAAAACTTCGCGCTAAAGTGATGGAGTGTTCGGCGAAAGACGACTACAACATTAAGGACGTATTCAGATGTTTCGTCACGCTTTCCAGAATCGTGCCGAAAAATCCTACCGAGGTCGAGCAATCGGGGCTTAGGAGAAGATGTTCGGCATACGGCTCACGCAG GTCCGGCAGCCCTAACGGCAGAACCGGCAGCGCGGGTCCCGTCGGGAATTCTCAGCAAGTGGTCGCGGCTCAGGGTTCTAGCGTCGTCAGTGTTACCGAGGAGGTGAAGAGCAAGCCACGTAGTCGCAGCCTGATCAGACGCACCTCAAGAAAAACGAAACAGCAGATCAGGGATGCCCGCACCGATGACTGCAATATCTCCTAA